The following are from one region of the Streptomyces fradiae genome:
- a CDS encoding response regulator: MTTVLIADDQPMQRLGFRMLLESQDDMTVVDEAGSGTEAVRLADRHHPDVVLMDIRMPGLDGIEATRRIAATGSRTRILIVTTFDLDEYAYDGLRAGASGFLVKDAQPEELLTGIRSVASGDAVVSPKLTHRLLTTYLRPVPAPATPAPLPSPKDDPRLAALTDREREILTVVGQGWTNTEIATRFHLAESTVKTHITRILAKTSSRDRIQAVILAYDTGLVTPAA, from the coding sequence GTGACGACCGTTCTGATCGCGGACGACCAGCCGATGCAGCGCCTCGGCTTCCGCATGCTGCTCGAAAGCCAGGACGACATGACGGTCGTCGACGAAGCCGGCAGTGGCACGGAGGCCGTCCGCCTCGCCGACCGCCACCACCCGGACGTGGTCCTGATGGACATCCGCATGCCGGGCCTGGACGGCATCGAGGCCACCCGCCGCATCGCCGCCACCGGCTCCCGCACCCGGATCCTGATCGTCACCACCTTCGACCTCGACGAGTACGCGTACGACGGCCTGCGCGCCGGCGCGAGCGGCTTCCTGGTGAAGGACGCCCAGCCCGAGGAGCTCCTCACGGGCATCCGCTCGGTCGCGAGCGGCGACGCGGTGGTGTCCCCCAAGCTCACCCACCGCCTCCTGACCACCTACCTCCGACCCGTGCCCGCGCCGGCGACCCCCGCTCCCCTGCCCTCCCCGAAGGACGACCCGCGGCTGGCTGCACTGACCGACCGCGAACGCGAAATCCTCACGGTCGTCGGCCAGGGCTGGACGAACACGGAGATCGCCACCCGCTTCCACCTCGCCGAGTCCACGGTGAAGACCCACATCACCCGCATCCTCGCCAAGACCTCTTCGCGCGACCGCATCCAGGCGGTGATCCTGGCCTACGACACGGGCCTGGTCACGCCGGCGGCCTGA
- a CDS encoding sensor histidine kinase, with product MTTGTTRTPGATGATGATGATGTTAPSRYVRRLLARVQAFDTRRPWVWDALVTAVLLVTALVDASGGWRNTARDPSVPVWLVATVSTAVVLPVHWRRRSPLAVLSVMAVPVLVSEASGAFLQAGYLQALPLFHIALRRPPRALLWAAALLLGPLLTGAFRHQAETWDLHVVPAVWGYLLVALLGITVRSRKEEREQEVRLAAAAERARIAREMHDIIGHNLSVITGLADGGRYAAAKNPERAAQALDAISTTSRQALTELRRLLGVLREEETESAVRSPQPGLADLPALIEGVRRAGLPVEATLPARAHPLSPGAELTLYRAVQEALTNTLKHAGEGAKAEMTLAYGPEGTVLVVTDTGGPAAEPPGPRLQGQGRGQGRGRGLAGMRERAALYDGTLESGPLPEGAGWRLRLRLPLEDSPS from the coding sequence GTGACAACGGGGACGACGCGGACGCCAGGCGCGACAGGGGCGACAGGCGCGACAGGCGCGACAGGAACGACGGCACCGAGCCGCTACGTACGCCGGCTGCTCGCCCGGGTCCAGGCCTTCGACACGCGCCGCCCCTGGGTCTGGGACGCCCTGGTGACCGCCGTCCTCCTGGTCACCGCGCTCGTGGACGCCTCCGGCGGCTGGCGGAACACCGCCCGCGACCCGTCCGTCCCCGTCTGGCTGGTGGCCACGGTCAGCACCGCCGTCGTCCTCCCCGTCCACTGGCGCCGCCGGTCCCCCCTCGCCGTCCTCTCCGTCATGGCGGTCCCGGTCCTCGTCAGCGAGGCCTCCGGCGCCTTCCTCCAGGCCGGCTACCTCCAGGCCCTCCCCTTGTTCCACATCGCGCTCCGCCGCCCGCCCCGCGCCCTCCTCTGGGCCGCCGCCCTGCTGCTCGGACCCCTGCTGACCGGTGCCTTCCGCCACCAGGCCGAGACCTGGGACCTGCACGTCGTCCCCGCCGTCTGGGGCTACCTCCTCGTCGCGCTGCTCGGCATCACCGTCCGTTCCCGCAAGGAGGAACGAGAACAGGAGGTGCGGCTCGCGGCCGCCGCCGAACGCGCCCGCATCGCCCGCGAGATGCACGACATCATCGGCCACAACCTCTCCGTCATCACCGGGCTCGCCGACGGCGGCCGCTACGCCGCCGCCAAGAACCCCGAACGCGCCGCCCAGGCCCTCGACGCCATCTCCACCACCAGCCGGCAGGCCCTCACCGAACTCCGCCGCCTGCTGGGCGTCCTGCGCGAGGAGGAGACCGAGTCGGCGGTACGGAGCCCCCAGCCCGGCCTCGCGGACCTGCCGGCCCTGATCGAAGGCGTACGAAGGGCGGGCCTCCCCGTCGAGGCGACCCTCCCCGCCCGAGCTCATCCGCTCTCCCCAGGAGCCGAGCTGACGCTCTATCGGGCGGTACAGGAGGCGCTGACGAACACGCTGAAGCACGCGGGCGAAGGCGCGAAGGCCGAGATGACACTGGCGTACGGGCCGGAGGGAACCGTCCTCGTCGTCACCGACACGGGCGGGCCCGCCGCCGAGCCGCCGGGTCCCCGGCTCCAGGGCCAGGGCCGCGGCCAGGGCCGGGGCCGGGGCCTGGCGGGAATGCGCGAGCGCGCGGCGCTCTACGACGGCACACTCGAGTCCGGCCCCCTCCCCGAGGGTGCCGGCTGGCGCCTACGTCTCCGACTTCCTCTGGAGGACTCCCCCTCGTGA
- a CDS encoding GNAT family N-acetyltransferase, translated as MNYSIRPVRADEWEKVRELRLAALQDPVAHLAFVETHETAVAQPDSFWQGRTANASEDGEGRVRQFVAETPDGRWIGTTTVLVERPSDAEPLFGEPAKVDQTQLVGVYVRPEARGGGVIDALFRTAVEWSWALPEPAVERVRLYVHEDNARAGAFYRRFGFVPTGERMVMPGSGSGYDLEYEVSRPGPQQAV; from the coding sequence ATGAACTATTCGATTCGCCCCGTCCGTGCCGACGAGTGGGAGAAGGTGCGCGAGCTGCGGCTCGCGGCGCTTCAGGACCCCGTCGCGCACCTCGCCTTCGTGGAGACGCACGAGACCGCCGTCGCCCAGCCCGATTCCTTCTGGCAGGGGCGGACGGCGAACGCGTCCGAGGACGGTGAGGGGCGGGTGCGGCAGTTCGTCGCCGAGACGCCGGACGGGCGCTGGATAGGTACGACCACGGTGCTCGTCGAGCGGCCGTCGGACGCGGAGCCGCTGTTCGGGGAGCCGGCGAAGGTCGACCAGACGCAGCTGGTGGGTGTGTACGTACGGCCGGAGGCGCGCGGCGGCGGCGTGATCGACGCCCTGTTCCGTACGGCCGTGGAGTGGTCCTGGGCGCTGCCCGAGCCGGCGGTCGAGCGGGTGCGGCTGTACGTGCACGAGGACAACGCGCGGGCCGGCGCCTTCTACCGGCGCTTCGGCTTCGTCCCGACGGGCGAGCGGATGGTGATGCCGGGCTCCGGGAGCGGATACGACCTGGAGTACGAGGTGTCCCGGCCGGGGCCGCAGCAGGCCGTCTAG
- a CDS encoding type IV secretory system conjugative DNA transfer family protein, whose translation MQQERKQSGGGIPDGFVVGLLALLLGLAVLVWTATGLAGLFSHGAWPPGVTFTRTPLALRSLMGAPTDLAAAWPDTPPAALSGYGLFWGLVIGEAMVLTVLTVFVLGTLTRWRAVRANRKAGKGALYEEERAARTERAEPVAPPAATQPPPPRRPAEDPAPERVAPDGPAAPAPVSEPRIVFGPAATRRPTAAQAIRDAEGAVLVVTSDPTLWAETKDARGKLGPVLVHDPGHLCDTPARLHWNPAEGCEDPQEARDRAAALLAPVRPQSRLDAAVADTAETLMRCWLHAAAIDGRPFKQVHRWAQGTDAHEPVRILRTHPKAAAGHAGLLESALTAHPERRATAQELTARALSALGSIHIRQACTPNRTDSLTLASFVAEQGTLYVVGEPIEDPRTHPGAMPLLTALAASVVEHGRRMAARSSDGRLDPPLTLVLDDVAAVAPIPRLPELVATGRELGLPTLALMRSQEQARARWPEPLPYH comes from the coding sequence ATGCAGCAGGAGCGCAAGCAGTCGGGCGGCGGCATCCCCGACGGATTCGTCGTCGGGCTGCTCGCCCTCCTGCTCGGCCTCGCCGTCCTGGTCTGGACGGCGACCGGCCTGGCCGGCCTGTTCTCCCACGGCGCCTGGCCCCCGGGCGTCACCTTCACCCGTACGCCCCTGGCCCTGCGCTCCCTGATGGGCGCCCCGACCGACCTCGCCGCCGCCTGGCCGGACACCCCGCCCGCCGCCCTCTCCGGCTACGGCCTGTTCTGGGGCCTGGTCATCGGCGAGGCGATGGTCCTGACCGTCCTCACCGTCTTCGTCCTCGGCACCCTCACCCGCTGGCGCGCGGTCCGCGCCAACCGGAAGGCGGGGAAGGGGGCCTTGTACGAGGAGGAGCGCGCCGCCCGTACGGAGCGGGCCGAGCCCGTCGCGCCCCCGGCCGCAACCCAGCCCCCGCCCCCGCGCCGCCCCGCCGAGGACCCGGCGCCGGAGCGCGTGGCACCCGACGGCCCGGCCGCCCCGGCCCCCGTGTCCGAACCCCGGATCGTCTTCGGCCCCGCCGCCACCCGCCGCCCCACCGCCGCCCAGGCGATCCGGGACGCCGAGGGCGCCGTACTCGTCGTGACCTCCGACCCGACGCTCTGGGCCGAGACCAAGGACGCCCGCGGCAAGCTCGGACCCGTCCTCGTCCACGACCCCGGCCACCTCTGCGACACCCCCGCCCGGCTCCACTGGAACCCCGCCGAGGGGTGCGAGGACCCGCAGGAGGCCCGCGACCGGGCCGCCGCGCTGCTCGCGCCCGTACGCCCGCAGTCCCGGCTCGACGCGGCCGTGGCGGACACCGCCGAAACGCTCATGCGCTGCTGGCTGCACGCCGCCGCCATAGACGGCCGGCCGTTCAAGCAGGTGCACCGCTGGGCCCAGGGCACCGACGCCCACGAGCCCGTACGGATCCTCCGCACCCACCCCAAGGCCGCCGCCGGCCACGCCGGCCTCCTCGAATCCGCGCTCACCGCGCACCCCGAACGCCGCGCCACCGCGCAGGAACTGACGGCCCGGGCGCTCTCGGCCCTCGGCTCGATCCACATCCGCCAGGCCTGCACCCCGAATCGAACAGACTCGCTCACGCTCGCATCTTTCGTCGCCGAGCAGGGCACCCTTTACGTGGTGGGTGAACCGATCGAGGACCCGCGCACCCACCCGGGCGCGATGCCCCTCCTGACCGCGCTCGCAGCAAGCGTGGTCGAGCACGGCCGCCGCATGGCCGCACGGTCATCCGACGGTCGGCTCGACCCACCACTGACCCTCGTCCTCGACGACGTCGCGGCCGTCGCGCCGATCCCCCGCCTCCCCGAACTCGTCGCCACGGGACGGGAACTCGGCCTGCCGACCCTCGCCCTGATGCGCTCCCAGGAGCAGGCCCGGGCCCGCTGGCCCGAGCCCCTCCCGTACCACTAG
- a CDS encoding ATP-binding protein, protein MRDPLSVLTEAFTSFLFGKVETTRLPVRTSTGQAQAVYLPTAAPGLGDSGVIIGREVYSGKGYIYDPFQLYGQQLPAPHWLVLGESGNGKSALEKTYVLRQLRFRDRQVVVLDAQGEDGVGEWNLIAQELGITPIRLDPMVANDDGIRLNPLDPSITTTGQLALLRTIIEVAMGHGLDERSGFALKVAHAHVNEHITDRQPILTDIVEQLRHPEAESAEAMNVDIDDVRAWGLDVALVLDRLVDGDLRGMFDGPTTVGIDLDAPLIVFDLSHIDRNSIAMPILMAIVGVWLEHTWIRPDRKKRIFLVEEAWHIINSPFVAQLFQRLLKFGRRLGLSFVAVVHHLSDVVDGAAAKEAAAILKMASTRTIYAQKADEARNTGRVLGLPRWAVEIIPTLTPGIAVWDVNGNVQVVKHLITEKERPLVYTDRAMTESSPADPELEWETEQRAILVEQQMNAQMNDSSQSTVA, encoded by the coding sequence ATGCGAGATCCGCTGTCCGTCCTCACCGAAGCCTTCACCTCCTTCCTCTTCGGCAAGGTCGAGACGACCCGCCTGCCCGTACGCACCTCCACGGGCCAGGCCCAGGCCGTCTACCTACCGACCGCGGCCCCCGGCCTCGGCGACTCCGGCGTGATCATCGGCCGCGAGGTCTACAGCGGCAAGGGGTACATCTACGACCCCTTCCAGCTGTACGGCCAGCAGCTCCCGGCCCCCCACTGGCTGGTCCTCGGCGAGTCCGGAAACGGCAAGTCGGCGCTCGAGAAGACCTACGTGCTGCGCCAGCTCCGCTTCCGCGACCGCCAGGTCGTCGTCCTCGACGCCCAGGGCGAGGACGGCGTCGGCGAATGGAACCTCATCGCGCAGGAGCTGGGGATAACTCCCATCCGGCTCGACCCGATGGTCGCCAACGACGACGGCATCCGCCTCAACCCGCTCGACCCGTCCATCACCACCACCGGCCAGCTCGCGCTGCTCCGCACCATCATCGAGGTGGCGATGGGCCACGGCCTCGACGAGCGCTCCGGCTTCGCGCTCAAGGTCGCCCACGCCCACGTCAACGAGCACATCACCGACCGCCAGCCGATCCTCACCGACATCGTCGAGCAACTCCGCCACCCGGAGGCGGAGTCGGCCGAGGCCATGAACGTCGACATAGACGATGTACGGGCCTGGGGCCTCGACGTCGCGCTCGTCCTCGACCGCCTGGTCGACGGCGACCTCCGCGGCATGTTCGACGGCCCCACGACGGTCGGCATCGACCTCGACGCCCCGCTCATCGTCTTCGACCTCTCCCACATCGACCGCAACTCCATCGCCATGCCCATTCTCATGGCGATCGTCGGCGTCTGGCTGGAACACACCTGGATCCGCCCCGACCGGAAGAAGCGCATCTTCCTCGTCGAGGAGGCCTGGCACATCATCAACAGCCCCTTCGTGGCCCAGCTGTTCCAGCGCCTGCTCAAGTTCGGCCGCCGCCTCGGCCTGTCCTTCGTCGCCGTCGTCCACCACCTCTCCGACGTCGTCGACGGAGCGGCGGCCAAGGAGGCCGCGGCGATCCTCAAAATGGCCTCCACACGCACGATTTATGCGCAGAAGGCCGACGAGGCACGCAACACCGGCCGCGTCCTCGGCCTGCCCCGCTGGGCCGTGGAGATCATCCCGACGCTCACCCCAGGCATCGCCGTCTGGGACGTCAACGGCAACGTCCAGGTGGTCAAACACCTCATCACCGAGAAGGAACGCCCGCTCGTCTACACCGACCGCGCCATGACCGAGTCCTCCCCGGCGGACCCGGAGCTGGAGTGGGAGACGGAACAGCGCGCGATCCTCGTCGAGCAGCAGATGAACGCACAGATGAACGACTCGTCCCAGTCCACGGTGGCGTGA
- a CDS encoding SCO6880 family protein, with amino-acid sequence MTTQSQPVSPRRTYLIGRARPNAIVGKNRETGEIALIIAGAFLGMMSGLIVQVLALRIALLAGLPMLALAAVYVPYKQRTFYKWFEINRSYKRMLKRGTAYRSAAVEAGTRLDGREVEIGPPPGIGGVTWLSAPFGPDEIAVLLHADRRTVTAAIEIEGPGVGLRDSEDQEALVDRFGTLLKHVANGDGFVTRLQMLARTLPADPDAHAKDVAQRGDHQAPAWLQESYDQLQSMVSTSSEQHRAYLVACMHYTRELAAEANAMARAARHASGARKLDRDAGLAVVMARELTDICARLAEADIRVRQPLGQSRLASLVHSMYDPDHPIDHIQAMSKRNAWPAELDAMEPTYLQAKTRESATRAPWCHATAWIKEWPMTPVGVNFLAPLLVHTPDVIRTVAVTMDLEPTEVAIERMLTEKTNDEADASRAAKMNRTVDPRDIAAHGRLDQRGEDLASGAAGVNLVGYITVSSRSPEALARDKRTIRASAGKSYLKLEWCDREHHRAFVNTLPFATGIRR; translated from the coding sequence TTGACGACCCAGTCCCAGCCGGTCTCGCCCCGCCGCACGTATCTCATCGGCCGCGCCCGGCCGAACGCGATCGTCGGCAAGAACCGCGAGACCGGCGAGATCGCGCTCATCATCGCCGGCGCGTTCCTCGGCATGATGAGCGGACTGATCGTCCAGGTCCTCGCCCTGCGCATCGCCCTGCTCGCCGGCCTGCCGATGCTCGCGCTCGCCGCCGTCTACGTCCCGTACAAGCAGCGCACCTTCTACAAATGGTTCGAGATCAACCGCAGTTACAAGCGGATGCTCAAGCGCGGCACCGCCTACCGCTCCGCCGCCGTCGAGGCCGGCACCCGCCTCGACGGCCGCGAGGTCGAGATCGGCCCGCCCCCCGGCATCGGCGGCGTCACCTGGCTCTCCGCCCCCTTCGGCCCCGACGAGATCGCCGTCCTGCTGCACGCCGACCGCCGCACCGTCACCGCCGCCATCGAGATCGAGGGCCCCGGCGTCGGCCTGCGCGACTCCGAGGACCAGGAAGCCCTCGTCGACCGCTTCGGCACCCTCCTCAAGCACGTCGCCAACGGAGACGGCTTCGTCACCCGCCTCCAGATGCTCGCCCGCACCCTCCCCGCCGACCCCGACGCCCACGCCAAGGACGTCGCCCAGCGCGGCGACCACCAGGCCCCGGCCTGGCTCCAGGAGTCGTACGACCAGCTCCAGTCCATGGTGTCGACCTCCAGCGAGCAGCACCGCGCCTACCTCGTCGCGTGCATGCACTACACCCGCGAACTCGCCGCCGAGGCCAACGCCATGGCCCGCGCCGCCCGCCACGCCTCCGGCGCCCGCAAGCTCGACCGCGACGCCGGCCTCGCCGTCGTCATGGCCCGCGAACTCACCGACATCTGCGCCCGCCTCGCCGAGGCCGACATCCGCGTCCGCCAGCCCCTCGGCCAGTCCCGGCTCGCCTCCCTCGTCCACTCCATGTACGACCCGGACCACCCCATCGACCACATCCAGGCCATGTCGAAGCGCAACGCCTGGCCCGCCGAACTCGACGCGATGGAACCGACGTACCTCCAGGCCAAGACCCGTGAGTCCGCCACCCGCGCCCCCTGGTGCCACGCCACCGCCTGGATCAAGGAGTGGCCGATGACCCCGGTCGGCGTCAACTTCCTCGCCCCGCTCCTCGTCCACACCCCCGACGTCATCCGCACCGTCGCCGTCACCATGGACCTCGAACCCACCGAGGTCGCCATCGAGCGCATGCTCACCGAGAAGACCAACGACGAGGCCGACGCCAGCCGCGCCGCCAAGATGAACCGCACCGTCGACCCGCGCGACATCGCCGCCCACGGCCGGCTCGACCAGCGGGGTGAAGATCTCGCCAGCGGCGCCGCCGGGGTCAACCTCGTCGGGTACATCACGGTGTCGTCGCGCTCGCCCGAGGCCCTGGCCCGGGACAAGCGCACGATCAGGGCCTCCGCCGGAAAGTCGTACCTGAAGCTGGAGTGGTGCGACCGCGAGCACCACCGGGCCTTTGTGAACACCTTGCCGTTCGCGACCGGCATCCGCCGCTAG
- a CDS encoding NlpC/P60 family protein — protein MRKARGAWLVAGGAVGVCLSFVALLVVGTYSAAAGMLGAAGNGKGGAVALAKGAVPAAYQGLVQQWGNLCPAINPALLAAQLYQESGWNPTIVSPANARGIAQFIPGTWAGHGIDGDGDGDRDVWDPKDAIPSAASYDCELAGYVKDVPGDRTNNMLAAYNAGAYRVIRSGGVPAISETQNYVRIIRSLEKSFARPVGRVDPSKQAAGAIYYAQQKLGTPYLWGGTGTAAQNGRFDCSGLTQAAYESVGITLPRVANDQYNAGPHPGRDELLPGDLVFFSDDLTNSRAIRHVGIYVGGGYMIDAPRTGAVIRFDRIDTPDYFGATRVTKDGAAALPTHLPQQQ, from the coding sequence GTGCGTAAGGCACGCGGGGCCTGGCTCGTGGCGGGTGGGGCGGTCGGGGTCTGCCTCAGCTTCGTCGCGCTGCTCGTCGTCGGGACGTACTCCGCGGCCGCCGGGATGCTCGGCGCGGCCGGGAACGGGAAGGGCGGGGCCGTCGCGCTGGCCAAGGGGGCCGTGCCGGCGGCGTACCAGGGCCTGGTGCAGCAGTGGGGGAACCTGTGCCCCGCGATCAACCCCGCGCTGCTCGCCGCGCAGCTGTACCAGGAGAGCGGCTGGAACCCGACCATCGTCTCGCCCGCGAACGCCCGCGGCATCGCGCAGTTCATCCCGGGCACCTGGGCCGGGCACGGCATCGACGGGGACGGCGACGGGGACCGGGACGTGTGGGACCCGAAGGACGCGATCCCGTCGGCCGCCTCGTACGACTGCGAGCTGGCCGGGTACGTGAAGGACGTGCCGGGCGACCGGACGAACAACATGCTGGCCGCGTACAACGCCGGGGCGTACCGGGTGATCCGGTCCGGCGGGGTGCCCGCGATCAGCGAGACGCAGAACTACGTGCGGATCATCCGGTCCCTGGAGAAGAGCTTCGCCCGGCCCGTCGGCCGGGTCGACCCGTCCAAGCAGGCCGCCGGGGCGATCTACTACGCGCAGCAGAAGCTCGGCACGCCGTATCTGTGGGGCGGTACGGGCACGGCCGCGCAGAACGGGCGGTTCGACTGCTCGGGGCTCACCCAGGCGGCGTACGAGTCGGTGGGGATCACGCTGCCGCGGGTCGCCAACGACCAGTACAACGCCGGGCCGCACCCGGGCCGGGACGAACTGCTCCCCGGTGACCTGGTCTTCTTCTCGGACGACCTGACGAACTCCCGGGCCATCCGGCACGTCGGCATCTACGTCGGCGGCGGCTACATGATCGACGCGCCGCGCACCGGCGCCGTGATCCGCTTCGACCGGATCGACACTCCGGACTACTTCGGGGCGACCCGGGTCACCAAGGACGGCGCCGCGGCGCTGCCCACCCACCTGCCGCAGCAGCAGTAG
- a CDS encoding phosphatase PAP2 family protein yields MAGLASDGSNPDVSLLYDINGLAKAAPPWFDRVMEFIGEYGIVLGLLLVVLGCWWSVRRRAATGDAVAGVAGLLWAPLAAGIALLVNIPIRGFVERPRPFKDHQGLEVLVPGKTDFSFVSDHATLTMALAVGVFIAHRRFGLLAIGLALAEGFCRVYMGVHYPTDVLGGLALGTAVALLLAPLALALLTPLVSAVARAPRGTRLVRSRRAAERLAVADAPVVPEPRLDAGESDLAA; encoded by the coding sequence ATGGCTGGACTCGCATCGGACGGTTCGAACCCCGATGTCAGCCTGCTCTACGACATCAACGGGCTGGCGAAGGCCGCCCCGCCGTGGTTCGACCGCGTCATGGAGTTCATCGGCGAGTACGGCATCGTGCTCGGCCTCCTCCTCGTGGTGCTCGGCTGCTGGTGGAGCGTGCGCAGGCGGGCCGCGACCGGTGACGCCGTCGCCGGCGTCGCCGGGCTGCTCTGGGCGCCGCTGGCGGCCGGCATCGCACTGCTCGTCAACATCCCGATCCGGGGCTTCGTCGAACGGCCCCGGCCCTTCAAGGACCACCAGGGCCTGGAGGTCCTGGTCCCCGGCAAGACGGACTTCTCGTTCGTGAGCGACCACGCGACCCTGACGATGGCCCTCGCCGTCGGTGTCTTCATCGCCCACCGGCGCTTCGGGCTCCTCGCCATCGGCCTCGCCCTCGCCGAGGGCTTCTGCCGGGTCTACATGGGCGTCCACTACCCGACCGACGTGCTCGGCGGCCTCGCCCTCGGCACCGCCGTCGCCCTGCTCCTCGCGCCGCTCGCGCTGGCCCTGCTGACCCCGCTGGTCTCCGCCGTCGCCCGCGCCCCGCGCGGCACCCGGCTGGTCCGCTCCCGCCGCGCCGCCGAACGCCTCGCCGTCGCCGATGCCCCGGTCGTCCCCGAGCCACGCCTCGACGCCGGCGAGAGCGACCTCGCCGCCTGA
- a CDS encoding metal-sensitive transcriptional regulator: MTTTEAAAEVTPETALETAQPTTDHDHGVHGYHKQKDEHLKRLRRIEGQIRGLQRMVDEDVYCIDILTQVSASTKALQSFALQLLEEHLRHCVADAATKGGDEIEAKVEEATKAIARMMRT; the protein is encoded by the coding sequence ATGACCACCACCGAGGCGGCGGCCGAGGTCACCCCCGAGACCGCCCTCGAAACCGCACAGCCCACGACGGACCACGACCACGGCGTGCACGGCTACCACAAGCAGAAGGACGAGCACCTGAAGCGGCTGCGCCGCATCGAGGGCCAGATCCGCGGGCTGCAGCGGATGGTCGACGAGGACGTCTACTGCATCGACATCCTCACCCAGGTCTCCGCCTCCACGAAGGCCCTGCAGTCCTTCGCCCTCCAGCTCCTGGAGGAGCACCTGCGGCACTGCGTCGCGGACGCGGCCACCAAGGGCGGCGACGAGATCGAGGCGAAGGTCGAGGAGGCCACGAAGGCCATCGCGCGCATGATGCGCACCTGA
- a CDS encoding DUF47 domain-containing protein, whose product MRFRLTPRETSFYDMFAASADNIVTGAKLLMELLGADSSARAEIAERMRAAEHAGDDATHAIFHQLNSSFITPFDREDIYSLASSLDDIMDFMEEAVDLVVLYNIEELPKGVEQQIEVLARAAELTAEAMPNLRTMANLTEYWIEVNRLENQADQIHRKLLAHLFNGKYDAIEVLKLKQVVDVLEEAADAFEHVANTVETIAVKES is encoded by the coding sequence GTGCGATTTCGTCTGACCCCCAGGGAGACGAGCTTCTACGACATGTTCGCCGCGTCCGCGGACAACATCGTCACGGGCGCCAAGCTCCTGATGGAACTGCTCGGAGCGGACTCCTCCGCCCGGGCCGAGATCGCGGAACGGATGCGGGCAGCGGAGCACGCCGGCGACGACGCGACCCACGCCATCTTCCACCAGCTGAACTCCTCCTTCATCACGCCGTTCGACCGCGAGGACATCTACTCCCTCGCCTCGTCCCTCGACGACATCATGGACTTCATGGAGGAGGCCGTCGACCTGGTCGTCCTCTACAACATCGAGGAACTGCCCAAGGGCGTCGAGCAGCAGATCGAGGTGCTGGCCCGGGCGGCGGAGCTCACCGCCGAGGCCATGCCGAACCTGCGGACCATGGCGAACCTCACCGAGTACTGGATCGAGGTCAACCGGCTCGAGAACCAGGCCGACCAGATCCACCGCAAGCTGCTCGCCCACCTCTTCAACGGCAAGTACGACGCCATCGAGGTGCTCAAGCTCAAGCAGGTCGTGGATGTGCTGGAAGAGGCGGCGGACGCGTTCGAGCACGTGGCCAACACGGTGGAGACCATCGCGGTCAAGGAGTCCTGA
- a CDS encoding anion permease: MDTFALIVTIGVALGFTYTNGFHDSANAIATSVSTRALTPRAALAMAAVMNLAGAFLGSGVAKTVSEGIIETPTGDKGMGILFAALVGAILWNLVTWYFGLPSSSSHALFGGMVGAALAGGTEVIWSGVVDKIVIPMFVSPVVGLIVGYLVMCVILWLFRKANPHKAKRGFRIAQTVSAAGMALGHGLQDAQKTMGIVVMALVIADVQQSGDAIPVWVKIVCAVMLSLGTYAGGWRIMRTLGRKIIELDPPQGFAAETTGASIMFGSAFLFHAPISTTHVITSAIMGVGATKRVNAVRWGVAKNIILGWFITMPAAAIVAAVSYYIVALFFG, translated from the coding sequence GTGGACACCTTCGCTCTGATCGTGACCATCGGTGTCGCGCTCGGCTTCACGTATACGAACGGATTCCACGACTCGGCGAACGCCATCGCCACCTCGGTGTCGACCCGCGCGCTGACCCCGCGGGCGGCGCTCGCGATGGCCGCGGTCATGAACCTCGCCGGTGCCTTCCTCGGCAGCGGTGTCGCGAAGACCGTCAGCGAGGGGATCATCGAGACCCCGACCGGCGACAAGGGGATGGGCATCCTCTTCGCCGCGCTGGTCGGCGCGATCCTCTGGAACCTCGTCACCTGGTACTTCGGGCTGCCCTCGTCCTCCTCGCACGCGCTGTTCGGCGGCATGGTGGGCGCGGCGCTCGCGGGCGGCACGGAGGTCATCTGGTCGGGCGTGGTCGACAAGATCGTCATCCCGATGTTCGTCTCCCCGGTGGTCGGTCTGATCGTCGGCTACCTGGTCATGTGCGTCATCCTCTGGCTCTTCCGCAAGGCCAACCCGCACAAGGCCAAGCGCGGCTTCCGCATCGCGCAGACCGTCTCGGCGGCCGGCATGGCCCTCGGCCACGGTCTGCAGGACGCGCAGAAGACCATGGGCATCGTGGTGATGGCCCTGGTCATCGCCGATGTGCAGCAGTCGGGCGACGCGATCCCGGTCTGGGTGAAGATCGTCTGCGCCGTGATGCTCTCGCTCGGTACGTACGCGGGCGGCTGGCGGATCATGCGGACTCTCGGCCGCAAGATCATCGAGCTGGACCCGCCGCAGGGCTTCGCGGCCGAGACCACCGGCGCCTCGATCATGTTCGGCTCGGCGTTCCTCTTCCACGCGCCGATCTCCACGACCCATGTCATCACCTCGGCGATCATGGGTGTGGGCGCGACCAAGCGGGTCAACGCGGTCCGCTGGGGCGTCGCCAAGAACATCATCCTGGGCTGGTTCATTACGATGCCGGCCGCGGCGATCGTGGCGGCGGTGAGCTACTACATCGTGGCGCTCTTCTTCGGGTGA